The genomic segment TTTAGGAGGGGGATTATGACAACTTTACAAATGCCGCAATTAAGCGACGATATGACAGAAGCACTTTTATGCGCCTGGCTGGTTGATGAAGGCGCCCATTTTTCTGCCGGTGAAGCCCTTTATGAGGTGGAAACGGATAAGGTGGTGGCCCAGATTGAAGCGGACCACGCCGGTACCCTGCTGCGTCAGCTGGCGGAAGCCGGCGAGCCGGTGCCCTGCGGCGCCGATGTGGCGGAGGTTCGCTATGATGACCGCTAAACCACCCTGGCTGCGGGTGCGGTATCGGCCGGAAGCCGTTGACCGCCTGGCAAGCGGTTTACAGGCCAAGGGCCTGCACACCGTTTGCCGGGAGGCCCATTGCCCCAACCGGGGGGAATGTTACGAGAGCGGGACAGCCACCTTCATTCTGCTGGGCGACGTCTGCACCCGCAACTGCCGTTTTTGTCAAGTGGCCAGCGGCCGGCCGACGGCGCCGGATCCGCAGGAAGCGGACCGCCTGGCGGAAGCGGTGAATGAGATGGAGCTGGACCATGTGGTCCTGACCCAGGTCACCCGGGATGACCTGCCGGACGGTGGGGCCGGGCACATGGCCCGGGCCGTGACCGCCATCCGCCGGGCGCGGCCGCAAATCAGCGTGGAAGTACTCATCAGTGATCTGGGCGGTTCGGACAAGGCCTTGCAGACCGTCTTGGCGGCCAAGCCCGATGTCCTCAACCACAATGTAGAGATGGTGCGCCGCCTGTATCCGGACCTGCGCCCGGGGGCCGACTATGAGCGGTCCTTGACGGTCCTGCGCCGCAGCAAGGCCGGCCTGCCGGAAGGGCTGACCAAGAGCGGCTTTATGCTGGGCCTTGGCGAAAGGGACGAGGAGGTCCGGGCCCTCTTGGCAGACTTGCGGGCCGCCGGTTGTGACATCGTCACCATCAGCCAATATTTACAGCCCGGCCCGGACCATTACCCGGTCCAGGCCTACCTGCCGCCGGAAACCTTTGCCCAATGGGAGCAAGCGGCCTTGGCCATGGGCTTTCCTTATGTTGTTGCCGGTCCCCTGGTCCGGTCTTCCTACCGGGCCTTGGCTGCCTACCAAGCGGTCCGGAACCGATGATGCGCTACCTACACAGCCCGGGGCTGGACCCTTACCGCCATTTTGCTGTTGAATACCATTATGCCACGGCCGTGCCCCTCTCGGAGCCGGTGGTCATGCTCTGGCGGACCGTGCCCACGCTCATGGTCGGTAAGTATCAAAATACGGCGCAGGAAATCAATCGCCGGTATGCAGACGAGCAGGGCCTTCAGGTGGTCCGCCGTCCCTCCGGCGGCGGGACCATCTACACCGATCCCGGCACCCTGCAGTTCAGTTATATTGTGCCCCACGACAGCGGGCAGATTGCCTTTGAGGGCTTTCTGGAGCCGGTTTGCGCCGCCTTGGCAGACCTGGGCCTTGCGGCCAGCTTTAAAGGGCGGAATGACCTGACCCTTGACGGTCGAAAAATCAGCGGCAACGCTCAGTATAAAATTCACGGCACTACGGTACACCACGGGTCTATTTTGGTTTCGGCGGATATTGATATGATGACCGCCGCCACCACCGTTGACTACGACAAATTGGCCTCCAAGGCCATCGCCAGCGTGCGGGACCGGGTGGTCAACCTGTCGGCCTACCTGCCGCCGGGCATGGATGCCCCGGCCTTGGCCGCCCACCTGCGGCAGGCCCTATGCGGCCATGCGGCCCCCTTGACACTAGCGCCCGGCGATGAAGCCGCCATTGACCAGCTGGCGACAGGTTATTTTGCCAACCCGGAGATTATCTATGGCCGTGATCCGGCCAGCGCAATCGTCAAAAGCCGCCGCTTCGCCGGCGGCCGCCTGACCCTGGCCCTGGATTTAGAGG from the Peptococcus niger genome contains:
- a CDS encoding lipoyl domain-containing protein → MTTLQMPQLSDDMTEALLCAWLVDEGAHFSAGEALYEVETDKVVAQIEADHAGTLLRQLAEAGEPVPCGADVAEVRYDDR
- the lipA gene encoding lipoyl synthase; amino-acid sequence: MMTAKPPWLRVRYRPEAVDRLASGLQAKGLHTVCREAHCPNRGECYESGTATFILLGDVCTRNCRFCQVASGRPTAPDPQEADRLAEAVNEMELDHVVLTQVTRDDLPDGGAGHMARAVTAIRRARPQISVEVLISDLGGSDKALQTVLAAKPDVLNHNVEMVRRLYPDLRPGADYERSLTVLRRSKAGLPEGLTKSGFMLGLGERDEEVRALLADLRAAGCDIVTISQYLQPGPDHYPVQAYLPPETFAQWEQAALAMGFPYVVAGPLVRSSYRALAAYQAVRNR
- a CDS encoding lipoate--protein ligase, whose protein sequence is MMRYLHSPGLDPYRHFAVEYHYATAVPLSEPVVMLWRTVPTLMVGKYQNTAQEINRRYADEQGLQVVRRPSGGGTIYTDPGTLQFSYIVPHDSGQIAFEGFLEPVCAALADLGLAASFKGRNDLTLDGRKISGNAQYKIHGTTVHHGSILVSADIDMMTAATTVDYDKLASKAIASVRDRVVNLSAYLPPGMDAPALAAHLRQALCGHAAPLTLAPGDEAAIDQLATGYFANPEIIYGRDPASAIVKSRRFAGGRLTLALDLEAGRITACTLGGDIFATEEAARLPAVLAGLPLEASALRRALTAARMDRVFYRISIEDIISLLLS